Part of the Sphingobium lignivorans genome is shown below.
CCGCCGCGCACAGCTTCGCTTCCCCGGATCAGGCCATGGTTGCTCCTGCCACGGTCCCGGCGCCTGCCGGGCTGGATGGCCGGGGACTGTTCCTCAAGCATTGCGGCTATTGCCACCTGCCCGGAGGCACGGGCAGCATTCAGCTCGAACGGCGCTGGGGCAAGGCCCGCGCGCTCCTTGCCGAACGGACCGACCTTCCTGCCGAATATGTGAAGGGCGTGGCGCGACAGGGCATCTTCAGCATGCCGCCCATCACGCGTGTCGAAGTGACGGACGATGAACTCGACAAGCTCGCGGCCTATCTCGCCACCGCCGACAAGACCAAGGCACATGGGCGATGATCCGGCGCGACCTTCTCAAGCTCGGCAGCCTCGCAACCGCTGGCCTTGCCTTCCCTGCCCCCCTCTTTGCGGCCACCGGCAGGGCGCAGGCGATGTCCGTCATCATCGATCCCCGCTTCAAGGCCGCCCTTGCCTTCGCGGATGCTGCCCGCCTCGGCGGCGCGCGCGTGTTTGCCAGCGAGGGCGACTTGGTAAGCCTCTGGTATGGGCCGTTACACGATGCATCGCCCGTCGGCCTGCGGGGCCTCACGGGCTATGGCGACATGATCGTAGCGGGCGGTCTTGCCGCTGCCGCCCGACGGCCATTCAGCTTTCGCATGTCGCATCATGTTGCGCAGGGTGAACAGTTGCACCGGCTATCAGTCGGTTCACCCGCCCAGGCCGACGTGCTTCAGGCCGCTGGCGACCAATGGCCTCGGGCGCTCTGGAGCCTGATGACGGCTGGTTCAGGCACGCCCGGGAAGGTGCGTGCCGGGCAAACCGAAGCGGCTGGACGCGAAGGGACCTTGTGGTCCTGGGCCATTGCCTAAGCGACGTGGATCGCCCAAGCTGAGGGCATATTGATTTTGAGGGCGGCGAATTAAATGACGAATATGTCGAGCGAAGGACCTGTCCGCCGCCGGGCGGGAGCGACCCTTGCCGACGTCGCCAGAGCCGCGCGTGTGTCGACCGCCACAGTGTCGCGCGCACTCAATACGCCCGACCTGCTCACCAAGGAGACGCTGGGCCGCGTCCATGCCGCGATTGCCGAGACGGGTTATATTCCATCCCTCACGACCGGCACGGTCATCACCAATCGCAGCCGGCTGATCGCCATCATGGCCCCGCCCACGCCGCTCGAACTGTTCGATACCACGGTAAGGGCAGCGGTCGCCGCGCTCGATGATGGGGGCTACCAGACCCTGCTTGGCATCTACGAGCGAAACGCGACGCGCGAGAAGATCGTGACCCAGATCCTCAGCCGACGCCCCGGCGGGCTCATCCTCATCGGCCTGCCGATGTCGCCTGACGTCCGCGCCTTGCTGGTGGAATCCAATCTGCCGATCGTGGAGACCTGGGAGACGCCCATCACGCCCATCGACATGGTCGCGGGCATTTCCCATCACGACATCGGGATCGAGGTGGGCAATTTCCTGCTCCGCAAGGGCTATCAGCGGCCGATGATCTTTTCGACCGACAGCAGCCGTGGCCATATCCGGCGCTACGGGATCTCACGGGTGCTGATGGAAGCCGGCCGCCCGGAACCCAGGAGCATCGACCACACCCTGCCGGGCACGATCGGCGAAGGCCGGCGCAGCTTCGCCCGCATCTGGGAAGCCGGCGAGCGGCCGGACGTGATCGTCTGCTCCTCCGACTGGCTTGCGCAGGGCATCCTCATAGAAGCCTCGGTGCGCGGCGTGCGGGTGCCGGAGGACGTAGCGGTGGTCGGCTTCGGCGATTTCGATTTCGCGCGGGAACTGGAGCCCTCCCTGACCTCGGTCCGCATCGATGGCGCGGAAATGGGGCGGCAGGCCGCCGCCCTCATGCTCCAGGCCCTGTCCAGAAGCCAGCGCGACCGCTCGAAGGCGCCTCGTATCGACATTGGTTTCAAGCTGGTGGAGCGCCGGAGCACATGAACAGGGCCATGGAACTGCCGCCCGAAATACAGCGCTTCCTCGATGCCTCGCATGGCCTGCTGATCGACGGCGCCTGGCAGCCTGCCGCGAGCGGCGAAACGCTTTCCGTGGAGGACCCCGCCACCGGGCGGACGATCAGCAGCATCGCGGCGGGCGGCGCGGACGACATCGACAACGCCGTCCAGGCTGCGGGGCGTGCGCTGCGCGCGCCAGCCTGGCGCAGCATGCCGCCGGGCGAGCGGACGCGCTTGCTCTGGAGGCTCGCCGATCTCATCGAGCGCGACCGCGAGGCGCTCGCTTTCCTGGAGAGCCTCGATAACGGGATGCCGCTCTCCCTCGCCCGGTTCAGCGCCGGCGGGGCGATATCGGGACTACGCTACAATGCCGGCTGGGCAGGCAAGATATCGGGCGAAACGCCGACCGTCTCGGCGCCCGATCATCACGCTTACACCGTGTACGAGCCGGTAGGCGTGGTTGGCGCGATCATCCCCTGGAACCTTCCCCTGACGATGGCTGCGAACAAGATCGGCCCGGCGATCGCGGCGGGCTGCACCATCGTGCTGAAGCCGGCCGAGCTGACATCGCTTTCCGCGCTCTGGCTCGGCAGTCTCGTTCTCGAGGCCGGATTCCCCGCCGGCGTTATCAATATCGTCACGGGGCTGGGCTCGCAGGCAGGCGCCGCGCTGGCGGCCCATCCACGCGTCTCCAAGATCAGTTTCACCGGCTCGACGGCGACCGGGCAGGCCATTGCCGCCGCTGCCCTGCCGACGCTCAAGCGCGTCACGCTCGAACTGGGCGGCAAGTCTCCGGTCTTCATCTTCCCGGACGCGGATCTCGATGCAGCGACGCTGGGCGCGGCGAACGGCATTTTTCTCAATTCCGGCCAGGTCTGCGTCGCGGGCTCCCGGCTGTACGCCCATCGCCAGGTGTTCGATCGCGTGGTGGAATCAGTCGCGGCGCACGCAGCGGCACTGCGTGTGGGTCCGGGGACCGCGGACGGCACGCAAATCGGTCCGCTTGTGTCGGGCGGGCAGAAGCAACGCGTCGAGGGCTTCCTCGCGCAGGCGGCGACCGATGGCTGCACGATGGTGGCGGGTGGTGATCTGGCCGATCCGGCAGGGCATTTTGTCCGCCCGACCGTACTCGCGGGCGTCGAGCCGCATATGAGCGTGTATCGCGAGGAAATCTTCGGCCCGGTGCTGACGGTCATGCCGTTCGAGGCAGATGATCTCGATCTGATCGCCGCACGCGCGAACGATACGCGCTATGGCCTGTCCGCGAACATCTGGACACGCGACATTTCCCGGGCACACAGGCTGGCCCGGCTGATCGACGCCGGGACCATAAGAGTGAACGGCGCCGGCATCGATCATGCCCTGCCTTTCGGGGGCTTCAAGCAATCGGGCTGGGGACGCGAGAACGGGCGAGAGGGTATTCTGGCTCATATGGAGCTCAAGTCCGTATCCATTCGCCTGTGACGGCGGCAGGGCCGAGGGATTCCGGTGCTCCCGGCGTCGGGTTCGGCATTGCTGTCGAGTTGTGCGGCCGGCTCAGCGCTTCCCGCCGCCTTTCCCTGACAGGACGTCCCTGAATGCCGCCGCAAGCGAGCCGGCCTCATCCTCGCGGAGCACGCCGAGGGCCCGCAGCGCCTCGTCGGCGCCCGCAGCCCGGGGATAGGGATCGAGATTGAGCGCCAGCGTCTGCGCCGCTGCTTCGCCGAGGTCGATTCTCTCGTCCTCCAGCGGCAGCAGGTCGCAATCCTCGTCGCGCAGCTCGATCTCGTCTTCCTCCGACTCCGCTGTCTCCAGGTCCCGCACGAAGCGGATGACGAACGGCGCGTCCAGATGCGCCGGGACATCTTCGTCCGTGGCGACGCAGGCCTGCACCAGATCCGCCGTCACGGTCCCGTCGACGCGGTAACCGTTCGCTTCCGGCGAAATCCGCGCGGATGCCTCCAGGCGATCGAGCCTCCGCAACCCGAAGCGCCCCGCGAGCGCGGCGCGCTCCTGGTCCGTGGCGCTAATGACATGTTCGCGCGTCCCCTCGCCTATTTCATTGACGCGGACGATGCGGGAAAATTCGGGCGGCCGCTCCGGCATGGTTCAGCCCCGCAACCGGCCGGAAAGAAGCGCGTCGCGATCCTGCCCCGACAAGCGCCCGAAAAGCGCCCGCAATTCTCCCTCAAGATACGCAAGCGCTTCCGGCGCCGGCGCATTGCCGCGATAGAGATTTCTCACCAGCGCCTCCGACAGAGGCGCCTCGCCGGCCAGACCCGCCCGATAGGCCGCCAGCCGGCCGCCAAGTGCTCCCACCATATGGCCCACCTGTTTGCCGACGACGACATCCCCGAAGCCGATCTGGCGAATCTGGGCATCCATGTCGTCGATGAAAAGCTCCGTCAGCCTGGCCGATTCACCCTTCGCATCTAGCGCTTCGAGCCGAAGCAGCACCAGCGAGAGCACCGCCGCCACCATGTCGAACCGGCCGTCCAGCGAATCGGCCACGCCGCCGCGCTCATACCAGTGCGGTTCACGGGCCGTGGCGACGATCATCGCATAAAGGGGTCGCAGCGCCGCGCGATCATCCTTGCGAGCGAAAAGAGATGACAAAAGACTCA
Proteins encoded:
- a CDS encoding c-type cytochrome is translated as MKALGMTIVAALIAAGAAAHSFASPDQAMVAPATVPAPAGLDGRGLFLKHCGYCHLPGGTGSIQLERRWGKARALLAERTDLPAEYVKGVARQGIFSMPPITRVEVTDDELDKLAAYLATADKTKAHGR
- a CDS encoding LacI family DNA-binding transcriptional regulator is translated as MTNMSSEGPVRRRAGATLADVARAARVSTATVSRALNTPDLLTKETLGRVHAAIAETGYIPSLTTGTVITNRSRLIAIMAPPTPLELFDTTVRAAVAALDDGGYQTLLGIYERNATREKIVTQILSRRPGGLILIGLPMSPDVRALLVESNLPIVETWETPITPIDMVAGISHHDIGIEVGNFLLRKGYQRPMIFSTDSSRGHIRRYGISRVLMEAGRPEPRSIDHTLPGTIGEGRRSFARIWEAGERPDVIVCSSDWLAQGILIEASVRGVRVPEDVAVVGFGDFDFARELEPSLTSVRIDGAEMGRQAAALMLQALSRSQRDRSKAPRIDIGFKLVERRST
- a CDS encoding aldehyde dehydrogenase family protein; translation: MNRAMELPPEIQRFLDASHGLLIDGAWQPAASGETLSVEDPATGRTISSIAAGGADDIDNAVQAAGRALRAPAWRSMPPGERTRLLWRLADLIERDREALAFLESLDNGMPLSLARFSAGGAISGLRYNAGWAGKISGETPTVSAPDHHAYTVYEPVGVVGAIIPWNLPLTMAANKIGPAIAAGCTIVLKPAELTSLSALWLGSLVLEAGFPAGVINIVTGLGSQAGAALAAHPRVSKISFTGSTATGQAIAAAALPTLKRVTLELGGKSPVFIFPDADLDAATLGAANGIFLNSGQVCVAGSRLYAHRQVFDRVVESVAAHAAALRVGPGTADGTQIGPLVSGGQKQRVEGFLAQAATDGCTMVAGGDLADPAGHFVRPTVLAGVEPHMSVYREEIFGPVLTVMPFEADDLDLIAARANDTRYGLSANIWTRDISRAHRLARLIDAGTIRVNGAGIDHALPFGGFKQSGWGRENGREGILAHMELKSVSIRL
- a CDS encoding YceD family protein, which gives rise to MPERPPEFSRIVRVNEIGEGTREHVISATDQERAALAGRFGLRRLDRLEASARISPEANGYRVDGTVTADLVQACVATDEDVPAHLDAPFVIRFVRDLETAESEEDEIELRDEDCDLLPLEDERIDLGEAAAQTLALNLDPYPRAAGADEALRALGVLREDEAGSLAAAFRDVLSGKGGGKR
- a CDS encoding ubiquinol-cytochrome C chaperone family protein encodes the protein MSLLSSLFARKDDRAALRPLYAMIVATAREPHWYERGGVADSLDGRFDMVAAVLSLVLLRLEALDAKGESARLTELFIDDMDAQIRQIGFGDVVVGKQVGHMVGALGGRLAAYRAGLAGEAPLSEALVRNLYRGNAPAPEALAYLEGELRALFGRLSGQDRDALLSGRLRG